The Mastomys coucha isolate ucsf_1 unplaced genomic scaffold, UCSF_Mcou_1 pScaffold20, whole genome shotgun sequence nucleotide sequence CATGCCAGGGCTAAACACACGAACACCGAGGTTCAGCAAGAAGCCCACAAGGAAGGTTTTCCCTCAACATCCCGCTCTGCCTCCATCTCACCTGATTTCCCCAGTGAAGGCCCCGTTGGTCACTTTGTAGCAGTTCTGTGCAGCCACAGCAATTTTAGGATCCAGCTTCTGCCTGGCGAAGTCGATGTAAGCGGTTGGCGGTGCACAAACCACCTCTGAGGATGAGATCAGAGAAAGCCCTCCCTCTTCAGGCTCCCGGTCTTTGCATTCACTTTCTTGGTTCTACTTTCCTTCGTTTTTCAGTCCAGAAAGTTGACCTTTGTCCACTACACAGCCCAGGCTAGGCCTCTACCAATATCAGAGCTTTCCTAATGCCTCTGGTTGGCCACGGCCCTTACCCTGCCCTCTGCTCTTTTAACAGCTGTGGCTCTAATTTCCTCAGGCTATTCTGGGACTGGGCATCTCCTAGACTCAGCACTCTCCGGGGGTAACCCCTTTCTAAAATAGCCCATCCCACACATCCAGCCCGGTAAGGATTTTAGCATAAGAAGACGTCAACTGCGGGAGCTTGTAATGGGCTCTTTGGGAAATAGATGATCAGAGAATACTCTTTGGTCCTTCTCAAGGGTCTCTGATTTAGGTGGGTAGAGGGATGGAGGATAGTGTCGTGAGCAGCAGGGAACTGACTAGTAACCCGCAGAGACCTTGCGTTTTCCTATTTCCAGTATGAGAAGAGctgtaggaattttttttttcattccccaGCGGCTCAGCATGTTTTGGCATCTGCTAGGGGCCTAAGGTGAAAGGCAGGAGTGGCCCATGCTGTGAAGGGAAGGGATGTGGACGACTCCAGTTCAGAAGCCGAAGCATGCGGCGGCACGGGGAGGAGTTTCGGGCTACGTGCAGAGACGCACGGAGCCAGAGGCCGAGGGGGCAGGTAGCTGAGAGCCCGCGCAAGCTCAGCTTCCTCCTTCACAATCTGGGGGACACGTGCCACTTTTCTTGATTAATCCAACCGGACACTGGTTCTTCTTCTCGACCCTAAACCCTAGCTGGTGCAGCTCCGGTCCACTCCCAAGGGCGACCTTCTTtgcaccctgcccccaccccaagaaCCCCTTTGGGTCCCCACAAACCCAAGGCAGAATTTAAATGCTTTTCCGCCTCAGCAAGTCTCTGTGCTGCCCGGACACCAAATGGCCCTTGTCCCCAGGCCACCACCCAGATCCACTCAGACACTGTGCAGGTGGTGCCACGCCcgaccctccacccccacaccccgCCACCGCGGCCGCTTCCACAATAGAGCTCACCGGTGTCTTCCCGCTTGTTGGCTGCGTTCAGGGTGCAGATGAGTTCTCCCAGGCACTTCTTCCTCCCGTTCATTTTCCAGTTGCCTCCAACGAAGAACTTCCTGGAAGGCGCCATTGTACCACACTCAGGTTTCTGAAGGTCAGTACAAGTGCTCGGCTCTCGCCACTGGCCACTTATATAGAAAGCTCTGAAGCAGAACTCCTCCTTCTCCCCGCCCTCGGCCATGGTTAGCCCGGCCCCTTGCTGCTCCGCCTTCCCCTCCGTCCGCCTCTCCACCTCCCGGTGTTTCGATATTCTGACGGTTCTCCGTTCTTGTAGCAATGTTCTAAGGGGTTCCGGGGACTCAAACGTCCAGCCTCAGTGGCTCGGCAGTTGAGATGTTGAGCCTCGCGCTCAGGGAAACAAACTTTTTGCGATTTCGGAAGACCAAAGGGCATTTCCCGTGGAGGTGGCAGCAACAGGGCCTGGAACTGGGGGTTGAAGGCACCTTTCCAACTCTGAACGCGCCCCATTCCCTCATAGCATAAAGCGAAGCCACGGTTGAGGAGCCTTTCAGCAATCACAAGGAAGGGGGCCAAGTATGTCACAAACGTCGCTGGTGATTATGGGGGCCTTGCAGTTGTCAGGCCTTGGCCAAATGGAGCAAAGAGTGGGATACcagtgtgtgggggaggggggacaggctGGCTGCAGCCTTGTAGTCAGCTGATAACAGTATGGACTGCCCACCCCCTGCTCTGTGTCCTCTATTTGTCCAGCAACAATGGGGTTAGACCAAGTGCATGGCCagtgggggtgtgtgtgaggcAGCCACTCTTCTTAGTTTTCCATTtacttcccatcccccacctcagTTTTCTGAGCATTTCTAGAGTTAGAGacaaggggttgggggtggtagGGCAAAGGACCTCAAGTTGGGCCTCTCTGAACGTCCCTTCCAGTAATCCTCCCCAGAACAAGTCTCCCCCAAAGAACTAAAAGCCAGTCAGTCTTTGTACTTTTATTCACATCATGTATTTTGGCATTTTTCCAGAGGACCATAAAGACAGAacggaggctgaggcagacgGGCAAAGGGTGTGGGGAGGGTCTTATTTCCCTCAGAGCCTCCTCTGCCCCACCACAAGGGAGCAAACACATACGGGGAGGGGAGGCACAGTCGCTCCCTCCCCTGGGAAGATGCATAAagccacatccacacacacacacacaggtaagacCCCTCCCCACGTCAGGGGTTGGGTCATCACAGAGAAGCAGAGCACTGTGGATTCAAGGGGCTGGGGAAGGAAGCAACAAGGTCCCACTGTGGACAGGCAGGTGGCCCCTTCCTGTCCCATCCCCACTCGACCCCCAAAGTCTAATGAGTACCCCTCCTCTTTGTTTGGCCATTCTCCTATGGCCTCCAGCTCCTTCCCGCTGCtggggacaaaaagaaaaaaggtacaGAGCAGGGGCTGAAGTCCATCCTCAGCCCGTCCCTCATGCCAGATGGTCTGTCCCCTGCCTGAAGTGGAAGGGTTGAGGGCAGACTCTTAGCTGACCACTCTCTGGTAGAAGTAGATGTAGCCCAGGTCTTTGGGTGGCTTTTCGGAGGCACACACTTTCTGGTCATTGTAGATCACCCACCTTGGAAatggagaaagggacagagaatgATGAGCAGTGAGCCCCTCCACACTGGCCCTGAGGAATTTCTGGGAAGGATCTCCATTGATTCTATGCCCGCATCCCAAATCTACCACCCAGCTAGCAGTCTGAATGGAGCTTCAAAATCTCATTTCCCTATTTCATGTCATCATTGTTCATTTAGAGACAGGGTCCCAAcaaacctggctgtcctggaaccctatgtaagccaggctggctacaaactcagaaatctagcTACTTGTGCCTCTccaatgctgtttttttttttgttgttgttttttgttttttctagacagggtttctctgtgtagtcctggctgtcctggaactcactctgtagaccaggctggccttgaactcagaaatccacctgcctctgcctcccaaatgttgggattaaaggcgtgcaccaccaccgcccccgTATCTCCAATGCTGGTATTAAAATGTGTATATCCAGCTagattgtatttgtttgtttttgtttttcgagacagggtttctctgtgtagtcctggatatcctggaactcactctgtagaccaagctaacctCGAACTCATACATCtgccctccttctgcctcccaagtgctggaattaaaattgtatgccaccatgctcagaatgtattttcaaaaattgtatttattttgcaCTAATAACCACTTGAACCATGGTGTATAAAGATCAGAGCGAAGTTTTCTGGTCTGGGGAATTCAACTCAGGCTGCCAGGACTGACAGCAGGTACCTTTTCTCTCTGGGGTCTTGTTAGCCTAGACTGCATTTTACACTCATCTTGCACCCATTCCTGTGAAGctaggggagctggagagaccaCTGTCTAATATCCTTTTTTTACAAAAGGATTTGttcggctggagagatggctcagcggttaagagcactgactgctcttccagaggaccttgagttcaattcccagcaaccacatggtggctcacatggcgtcccatctgtaatggggtctgatgcattctttttttttttttaaaagatttatttatttattatatgtaagtacactgtagatctcattatgggtggttgtgagccaccatgtggttgctgggatttcaactcatgaccttccgaagagcagtcagtgctcttccccgctgagccatctcaccagctcggTCTGATGcattcttttggtgtgtctgaagacagctacagtgtactcatacaaataaaaataagtagccaggcagtggtggcaaacacctttaattccagcacttgggaggcagaggcaggcggatttctgagttcgaggccagcctggtctatatagaatgagttccaggacagctaaggctatacagagaaatcctgtctcgaaaaacaaaacaaaaacaaacaaacaaacaacaaaaaaaatctataccacttaaaaaaaaaaaggatttgtttttaaagtaagagtatgtgtgcgcgtgtgtatgctCAGAcataagtgcaggtgcccataAAGGCCATAAGGTGCCCGATCCCCTAGAAGTAGTTATGGACAGTCATTAGCCTTCAtttgggtgctggcaactgaacctaggtcttctgcaaagAGTGGCAGTGTTCTCAGCCACCAAGCGTCTCCACAGCCTAGCCCAGCCCCtttggagacagggcttcacAGAGCACAGGATCACTTGAACCTCATTCACACGTAGCCAAGGATGAGCTTCAACTGCTGGCTCCCTTGCCTCCACCTCAGTGCTAGCACTGAAGCCGGAAGCCACTATACATAGCCACTGACCACCATTTTCACTGAGTAATTAGCCTCTGCCACAATTATTTAACTTTACTGCTGCCCCAGGCAGTCCATAAACAAGCAGATGACTACGTACCAGTAAACCTTCATTTACAAAAAGCCCTGGGATGTGGCTTGCCTATCCCTGTgaggaggcttttttttttttttaatctgacttCTTCCACAAATATTGCAGGGGCTTCCAGGCTgcccttccccactcccaccaGCACCCCTTCATTCACAGGACATATCACTAGCCCCTTACCTGCCTTCCTTCTTGATATGGCAGACATAGTGACCACACATAGTAGATGTGCCCATGTGACTAATGAAGGCAAAGAGCTGATActctggggaagaagagaaagataaagcAGGGGAGAAAACTACAAAGAACAACAGTATTTAACAGCTCAAACTCAAAACCAGAGTTTCAGGGAACACGGGCAAAGGGCACCTCAGCTCCTCAAATTCCACCCTCACGAGACCCATCAGAGAGACAGGGCTTCTGACCCTCAGACTGAGAAAGACACAGCACTGCAATGAGGGGCTGCACAGCAGACAGCCTCAGATCTACCCGGATTCTGGGGGACACTCACTTCCAGGACCGTCTCGGACTTTAGGTCCCACTGGCACAGACTCAGAGATGGAGTCAGCAGCTGAGCGTCCCTCAGAGATGTCCATAGCGGCTTCTGCATCTAGGTCATCAATGTGACTGAAGATCCAGTCTACAGCTCGCTCTAAGCTATTGTTCTTGAAGAGGAGGGAAGTGTTACTTTTCCTAAAGAGCCAGGCAGGCACACCAACACTGTGGCTATCACAGTCACAAAAAGAGCAGACAGCTTTAACCACACTGTACTGGTTTTTGGTACCACTAACCAAAGGTGTTAACGTGACCTTACTCCCACCCCACGTTCCCCATGGGCTCCAAATCCCAGAGGCAGGGCATACCGTGGCCCGTAGAGCTTTCAGGGCCTGGTCCCTTGAGAAGCCCATGGAAACAATGGTGGTCACACAGTCCTCTGGTGGGGGATCAGCTGCTGCACTTGTGGAGCCAGGCCCACTGGAGCCGGGCAGGATGAGGGGATTTGCAAAATCTGTGGATGAGGAAGGCATGAGTGTTTGGGGGACAGATGGAGGCCCTGTTCCATCCTGCTACCCACCTGTGCCTACCTGGATCATCCATGTGTGACATGACCCAGTTCATGGCTGCTTCAGCCCCACTGTTTCCTGTATAGTACACAGCTTTCCGGCAGGCATCCATAGGGAAGCCCATTTCCACCAACTGTATGATGACGGATTCATCCAGCATGGGTGCTGTGGGAGAATTATCCTGATGACTTCCTGTTACTGTCTCCATTGGTTTCCTCATCCTCCCACGTGCCAAGCCTCTAGCCTGGTCCCAACCACCCATTTATGTGCTTTTCTTTCATATCAGAACCAGGCACGAAAATGGGAACAGTTTCCTGCCACTCATGGAGCTCGATGCCCCTTTCCCTCCCAACCCAAACCAAGGAAGTAAGAAACATAGAGGCGGCCGGGCAGTGCTGCTGACACCCACATAAGAATGCAGCTGGGAGTATTTCAGCCAGTCTTCACATCCAACAAGGCACAGAGGAAATGTGGAAGGGGGACAGGAGAAACATAAAGGATGGGAAGGAAGCAGTAATACAGAGAAGCCCCCCCCATCAGccagggagagaggcaggcaggaagaagagTCACTAACATGTCGGAGAGGAGAAGTGAGGGGAGCAGAAGGAGTCTTCGTCTTCGTTGccatagaaaccaaggctacctTTGGGCTCGTCCGGAGTGACCAGGGGTGGGGCAATGTCAGGCAGCTCCTCCTCTCCTGGCTGTAGCCCTGTGCCCCTCAGCTGGGAGATATCTAGCTCCTCTGGCATCTCAATGGACACATCTGCAATTGGAATGGTGAGACGGATCACTTCAGCAGCTTCCTGACACTAACCTGCAAAAGCACGGCAGAGCCTCAAGCTCCTGCGCCGCGTTTTAGATCGGCTCTTAGAAGTTCCAACCACAGAAAATACGCGGAAGTGTAGGAGTCAAGGGAACTATATTCTAGTTCTAAATCTACCCTGAGCAGTAGACAGGCAAGGGGTCTCTACAATCGGAGTGCCTTATACTTCTGAAGGTCTGTTTCCTTCTCCACAGAATCAAGATAAATCAGTAGTGTCACATTAGAGCCAGGGACCTGGAAGACCTGCTTCAAGATTATCCCAATAAAACACTGCCATCAACTAGAAAATCTTGAACAATACAATCGGTCAAGACTATCAAAATAGTTTTAGCCAGGCATCATGACACacgcccttaatcctagcacttaagaggcagaggcaggcggatgtctgtgTGAGGCCAACCtaatttacatagcaagttccaggccaaccagggctacagtgagactctgcttcaaaaacaatgaaaaacccAAAGAAGTTTTAATCAGTATCTTTTCAAACTAGATACATTTTGAAACATGCACAAAATGCTTCCCTTTTCAGAGAAAAGTCTGACCAACACTAGTTGATACATGTTAAAACTATCTTTTTTTCTAGGACTTTCTGTATCACCACCCCATCCCGAACAGCATACCCAGCTTCTTGGGCACCCAGTCTAAGCCAAAGGTGAACTTCTTGATCTGGATGACCAGGTAGTCAGGGAAGGAGGCAAACCGTGTGGTcctggagagagaaaatgtgCTGGCACCCCAGAGCTCTCCTTTCTCTACACTGGGTTTAGTCTCTCTTGGGCGAAGTCCAGTATCCCAGGAGATACCCCTTCTCCTCTTGCCTGAGTAGAGATCAGGGGTGTGTGCACAAGGAGCTGCAGAAGCCAGGTATGTGATTGGCAGGAGCAGCAAAGGGCTCAGGACTTGGTCCCTAAAACTGAAGCACCTTTCCAGGTCCCAGAACCATACCAGTGGCCAAAAGCAAGCTGTTTCTAGAAGCCAGAGTATGCCTTCAGCTGACACTAAGTACCTGGGCTCTAGCATAATGGCGAGAGCAAGTGGGAGGCCATTCTGGAAAAAGAGCTTGCACTACAGAAGTGCCAGGAAAGGATAAGTTAAGAGAGGAAGTCATCACCCACGACTACCCCTGCGTCAACCTCCTGGTACCCTCAGGGACAAACCAAACCCTGAGGCCCAGGGGATAATCTTGACATCTCCAACAGGATGAGCAAAGAGCCAACAGGCAGAATGTCTCTGGTGATTACCCCACAAGGGTGGCAGCTGAAACCCAGGCCAAAGGACATACTTGACAGCGACCGACTTCGCCTGTAGAGCCGTGCTCCAGAAGTCATCCACCTGCTCAGGGGCCCCGTAGGCTTCCAGGCAGGAGCTGAAGGGCACCTGGGCCCGAACCAGTTCTGGCAGTGGTACTTTCTCCTCTTCGGCTTGCCGCTTCTTCTCTTCATACTCTAGAAGCTCCTCTGGTGAAAATACCAGGTGGTGGAGTCTTACAGGATACCCCTTGTTCTCTAATTGTTTTCTAATCAACTTGGCATGCTGGCCTTGTGCCCTAAATTATTGCCATTTCCCTACCCTCATCAAAGCCTACTAGACACATCTCATGTACCTTGCCTCCCACCTCAACAGCGCTAACCCCAGCCCCACTATGCTCCAGCTTCAGATCTGGACTTCATTCATGCCAAGGCCTTGCTGAGCAAGCAAGCTACCTTTGTTAAGGGCTGCATCCATGGGCACAGGCAACTGCATGATGTAGTCAACTCGCTGAGTGTACTTAACCTTCTCTGTGGCCAGGCATTTGATCTTTTCTTCCACCAAGAAGCGGAACACTTCATTTGGATTTTCAGAACTCCGGCAATTCCTCTATGGGAAACAGGCAGGATAGGAAGGTCTGGGCAGCCAGGGAACAAACTGAggcttaaacatttttattagggAACCAGTAGGAAATGGCAGAGGATTGGAAGATGGAACACAGGGATGCATGATAGAGTAGAAGCCTTCCCTAATTAACCACCCTCAAACCTCACTTCTGGCCACTGTAATACGAAacctgcatttttctttctttcttttttttttttaaagatttatttattattatatgcaagtacactgttgctgtcttcagacacaccagaagagggcgtcagatcccattacagatggttgtgagccaccatgtggttgctgggatttgaactcaggacctttggaagagcagtcagtgctcttacctgctgagccatctctccagccccatgtatttttctttgtaagtaCTAAGTATTTTCCTGTGGGGATAAACCCAGAGACTCGTGCTTGCTGGCCAAGTGCTCTACCTCTGTGCCCACCTCCCAGCCCTCTTAATGTTTTTGCTGTTCTAAGCTTAACTGGGTTTACCACAAGTCAACATCACTTGTCTTGACTATTTTCCTCAGTTGCAACTACTGTGCACAGAACAGGCTGAGTGTGAATAGACTGCTCAATTACAGGGACTGGGtgtggggagaggaggcaggTGGGTGCAAACAGAAGAATTAGTAGTGACCTCTCTGACATTGTCCCATCCTTACCTCTACCATGTTGATAAGATGTAGGAAGAATTCCTGGGCATCCTGTTGCCGATTAGTGGAGAACTCAGGGTGGCCCTTGCCAATGAGGGCCTTGAACATTCGAGGGGCAATGCCATCTTGAACTTCCTAGGCAGGAGCAGGGCAGAGATTCAGTACGAACCAAATGACCTAATTTAGACACCTCCCAGATCTTAGTTTCTCTATATAATTCTACAGTATGAAAAAGATAAAGCCCTAAACTCACCTTTTGTTCTGGTACCTGCTCCCCATCACCTGACTCCAGTGCTGGCTTAGAATACTCTCCAGAGAGAAGGCCATGCCCCAGCTTGGCCCTGTAGTAATAGCCAAGAAAACCATTTAGCTAGTCAATTAATGATCCTGGAAGCTGCATGCATCTTTTACTCTTTCCTTCAATCTTGCTCATGACCGAACTTAGACAATTCTTAAAAATCTGTGTGTAGGGGCAGGAGAAATAGCTCAatggctaagaacactgactactcttcctgaggtcctgcgttcaattaccaccaaccacatggtggctcacaatcatctgtaatgggatctgatgccctcttctggtgtgtctgaagacagctacagtgtacataaaataaataaatctttaaaaaaaaaaaaaatctgtgtgtagCTTCGTAGGGATAGGAACACCTTAGGTTGCATAGGAACTCAGCACAACAGGCAGTCTACAGCTTCTAACTGTTCAGAGTCTCACTCATGCCCACCCCAGGTGGTCATGGCGTAGAAAGACAGGACGTTATGAAGCTCTCAACAGCCTTTGCAGGCTACATACACCTGGGTGCTGAAGTCTTGGGTAGGGTCCGCTGGGGCATTCTGGAAGATCTTCTCCAATTTATCCACATACCTAAGAGGCAAAAGCAGAGTAGCAGGAAAAAGGAAGGGATAAATCATCTATTAATCACATGAACGTGGTTTCCCTAGAGTTCTAGTCCATTCTCAGCAGCAACCTGTCCATCCTCCCCTCTCAACTGAAGGCAGCATGCAGTgtgcccaaggcaactcttccaGGCTTCTTTCCCAAGGCAGAACCAAGGGAACAAGAAGGCAGCCCAGCGTTAGAATAAACACAGCTCATATACTTTGTTCTTTTCTGCTCTGTTACTGGGAAGGGTGTGCTAGGGCAGCTTTATAACACACTCCCTTCACAGCACGCCTGCTATGGTAGAACAGAGCTATTCTAAGAATGAGAGCAGGCACACAGACACGGAGGACAGCTGAAGGACAGTGTGCAAAGAGACTGTCAACCAGAAGAGGAGCTAAGACGTTAAAAAGTATTTGGTTTCAGCCAACTAATAATTCTCAGCCATGGTCTCTTTCCCCCTCCATCTCCACTGTTCTCATGGCCCTCCTTAAGTAACGCAACACTGTGGTAAACTAAACCCTACT carries:
- the Usp5 gene encoding ubiquitin carboxyl-terminal hydrolase 5 isoform X3 gives rise to the protein MAELSEEALLSVLPTIRVPKAGDRVHKDECAFSFDTPESEGGLYICMNTFLGFGKQYVERHFNKTGQRVYLHLRRTRRPKEEDTSAGTGDPPRKKPTRLAIGVEGGFDLTEDKFEYDEDVKIVILPDYLEIARDGLGGLPDIVRDRVTSAVEALLTADSASRKQEVQAWDGEVRQVSKHAFNLKQLDNPARIPPCGWKCFKCDMRENLWLNLTDGSILCGRRYFDGSGGNNHAVEHYRETGYPLAVKLGTITPDGADVYSYDEDDMVLDPSLAEHLSHFGIDMLKMQKTDKTMTELEIDMNQRIGEWELIQESGVPLKPLFGPGYTGIRNLGNSCYLNSVVQVLFSIPDFQRKYVDKLEKIFQNAPADPTQDFSTQVAKLGHGLLSGEYSKPALESGDGEQVPEQKEVQDGIAPRMFKALIGKGHPEFSTNRQQDAQEFFLHLINMVERNCRSSENPNEVFRFLVEEKIKCLATEKVKYTQRVDYIMQLPVPMDAALNKEELLEYEEKKRQAEEEKVPLPELVRAQVPFSSCLEAYGAPEQVDDFWSTALQAKSVAVKTTRFASFPDYLVIQIKKFTFGLDWVPKKLDVSIEMPEELDISQLRGTGLQPGEEELPDIAPPLVTPDEPKAPMLDESVIIQLVEMGFPMDACRKAVYYTGNSGAEAAMNWVMSHMDDPDFANPLILPGSSGPGSTSAAADPPPEDCVTTIVSMGFSRDQALKALRATNNSLERAVDWIFSHIDDLDAEAAMDISEGRSAADSISESVPVGPKVRDGPGKYQLFAFISHMGTSTMCGHYVCHIKKEGRWVIYNDQKVCASEKPPKDLGYIYFYQRVVS
- the Usp5 gene encoding ubiquitin carboxyl-terminal hydrolase 5 isoform X2 gives rise to the protein MLLCFPIGRVLGKVPVINEFKQPTVPALHESEGGLYICMNTFLGFGKQYVERHFNKTGQRVYLHLRRTRRPKEEDTSAGTGDPPRKKPTRLAIGVEGGFDLTEDKFEYDEDVKIVILPDYLEIARDGLGGLPDIVRDRVTSAVEALLTADSASRKQEVQAWDGEVRQVSKHAFNLKQLDNPARIPPCGWKCFKCDMRENLWLNLTDGSILCGRRYFDGSGGNNHAVEHYRETGYPLAVKLGTITPDGADVYSYDEDDMVLDPSLAEHLSHFGIDMLKMQKTDKTMTELEIDMNQRIGEWELIQESGVPLKPLFGPGYTGIRNLGNSCYLNSVVQVLFSIPDFQRKYVDKLEKIFQNAPADPTQDFSTQVAKLGHGLLSGEYSKPALESGDGEQVPEQKEVQDGIAPRMFKALIGKGHPEFSTNRQQDAQEFFLHLINMVERNCRSSENPNEVFRFLVEEKIKCLATEKVKYTQRVDYIMQLPVPMDAALNKEELLEYEEKKRQAEEEKVPLPELVRAQVPFSSCLEAYGAPEQVDDFWSTALQAKSVAVKTTRFASFPDYLVIQIKKFTFGLDWVPKKLDVSIEMPEELDISQLRGTGLQPGEEELPDIAPPLVTPDEPKGSLGFYGNEDEDSFCSPHFSSPTSPMLDESVIIQLVEMGFPMDACRKAVYYTGNSGAEAAMNWVMSHMDDPDFANPLILPGSSGPGSTSAAADPPPEDCVTTIVSMGFSRDQALKALRATNNSLERAVDWIFSHIDDLDAEAAMDISEGRSAADSISESVPVGPKVRDGPGKYQLFAFISHMGTSTMCGHYVCHIKKEGRWVIYNDQKVCASEKPPKDLGYIYFYQRVVS
- the Usp5 gene encoding ubiquitin carboxyl-terminal hydrolase 5 isoform X1, with the translated sequence MAELSEEALLSVLPTIRVPKAGDRVHKDECAFSFDTPESEGGLYICMNTFLGFGKQYVERHFNKTGQRVYLHLRRTRRPKEEDTSAGTGDPPRKKPTRLAIGVEGGFDLTEDKFEYDEDVKIVILPDYLEIARDGLGGLPDIVRDRVTSAVEALLTADSASRKQEVQAWDGEVRQVSKHAFNLKQLDNPARIPPCGWKCFKCDMRENLWLNLTDGSILCGRRYFDGSGGNNHAVEHYRETGYPLAVKLGTITPDGADVYSYDEDDMVLDPSLAEHLSHFGIDMLKMQKTDKTMTELEIDMNQRIGEWELIQESGVPLKPLFGPGYTGIRNLGNSCYLNSVVQVLFSIPDFQRKYVDKLEKIFQNAPADPTQDFSTQVAKLGHGLLSGEYSKPALESGDGEQVPEQKEVQDGIAPRMFKALIGKGHPEFSTNRQQDAQEFFLHLINMVERNCRSSENPNEVFRFLVEEKIKCLATEKVKYTQRVDYIMQLPVPMDAALNKEELLEYEEKKRQAEEEKVPLPELVRAQVPFSSCLEAYGAPEQVDDFWSTALQAKSVAVKTTRFASFPDYLVIQIKKFTFGLDWVPKKLDVSIEMPEELDISQLRGTGLQPGEEELPDIAPPLVTPDEPKGSLGFYGNEDEDSFCSPHFSSPTSPMLDESVIIQLVEMGFPMDACRKAVYYTGNSGAEAAMNWVMSHMDDPDFANPLILPGSSGPGSTSAAADPPPEDCVTTIVSMGFSRDQALKALRATNNSLERAVDWIFSHIDDLDAEAAMDISEGRSAADSISESVPVGPKVRDGPGKYQLFAFISHMGTSTMCGHYVCHIKKEGRWVIYNDQKVCASEKPPKDLGYIYFYQRVVS